A part of Thermococcus sp. LS1 genomic DNA contains:
- a CDS encoding ferritin family protein → MYDVDEIVAALQKLNYEEVLAYWIEGEKEEAKFYRELAKRARDLGLGEELVKTFEKLAEDSVGHAKDLEEQFRVKYGRKPRSEVPPFEVLPLLDKFERADQLEEILKAAMESELIAYKSYKSLSEMVGDEELRKLYAKLADVEWGHYELLRQRYDELVKG, encoded by the coding sequence ATGTACGACGTTGACGAGATAGTGGCGGCCCTTCAAAAATTGAACTACGAGGAGGTCCTGGCTTACTGGATAGAGGGTGAGAAGGAGGAGGCAAAATTTTACAGGGAGCTGGCCAAAAGAGCCAGAGACCTCGGACTCGGTGAGGAGCTCGTGAAGACTTTTGAGAAGCTTGCCGAGGATTCTGTAGGGCACGCAAAAGATCTGGAGGAGCAGTTCAGAGTAAAGTACGGCAGAAAGCCGAGGAGTGAGGTTCCACCGTTTGAAGTTCTGCCCCTTCTCGATAAGTTCGAGAGGGCCGACCAGCTCGAGGAGATACTCAAGGCCGCGATGGAGAGCGAGCTGATAGCCTACAAGTCCTACAAGTCCCTCTCCGAGATGGTTGGTGATGAAGAGCTCAGGAAACTCTACGCCAAGCTGGCCGACGTTGAGTGGGGTCACTATGAGCTTCTGAGGCAGAGGTACGATGAGCTGGTAAAGGGCTGA
- a CDS encoding NADH-quinone oxidoreductase subunit B family protein encodes MGKLTSFKRSLWVFHASGGSCNACDIEIIAALTPRYDAERFGIKLVGSPRHADVLLVTGAIPRDFADKLRRIYEQMPDPKAVVVIGNCGTTGGVFYDSYNIAGPIDEIIPVDVYIPGCPPRPEAIIDGIVKAWLKIEKLEKELEGKKE; translated from the coding sequence ATGGGGAAGCTCACCAGCTTTAAGCGCTCCCTCTGGGTTTTCCACGCATCTGGAGGGAGCTGCAACGCCTGTGATATAGAGATAATCGCAGCCTTAACACCGCGCTACGATGCGGAGCGCTTTGGAATCAAGCTCGTGGGTAGTCCGAGGCACGCGGATGTGCTGCTCGTCACAGGCGCCATTCCAAGGGACTTCGCCGACAAGCTGAGGCGCATATACGAGCAGATGCCTGACCCGAAGGCCGTTGTGGTCATCGGAAACTGCGGAACGACTGGAGGAGTCTTCTACGACTCCTACAACATAGCGGGACCGATAGACGAGATAATCCCTGTGGACGTCTACATTCCGGGCTGTCCACCGAGGCCAGAGGCGATAATAGACGGCATAGTGAAGGCCTGGCTCAAGATAGAGAAGCTGGAGAAAGAACTGGAGGGGAAGAAGGAATGA
- a CDS encoding 4Fe-4S dicluster domain-containing protein: MVNKMMFVLLKQLVKKPATNPFPVKHAPSNVTELIEKVQKGEVKINPPVPTPEGFRGKLHYDPERCIGCRLCIMVCPADAMEWIPELKKIRHYVARCMFCALCVDVCPGKKFPGEEKAVKALSMSEEFLLADYDKYSDNLIEEPPEAREIVKKEVNAAMESES; this comes from the coding sequence ATGGTCAACAAGATGATGTTCGTCCTGCTCAAGCAGCTCGTCAAGAAGCCAGCAACGAACCCATTCCCCGTCAAGCACGCGCCGAGCAACGTCACAGAGCTCATAGAGAAGGTCCAGAAGGGGGAGGTTAAGATAAATCCGCCCGTCCCGACGCCGGAGGGATTCAGAGGGAAGCTGCACTATGACCCCGAGAGGTGTATCGGCTGCAGGCTGTGCATAATGGTCTGCCCTGCCGATGCCATGGAGTGGATACCAGAGCTGAAGAAGATAAGGCACTACGTTGCCAGATGTATGTTCTGCGCACTGTGCGTTGACGTTTGCCCCGGCAAAAAGTTCCCCGGCGAGGAGAAGGCCGTTAAAGCCCTCAGCATGAGCGAGGAGTTCCTCTTAGCCGACTACGACAAGTACAGCGACAACCTCATAGAGGAGCCGCCCGAGGCGAGGGAGATCGTGAAAAAAGAAGTAAACGCGGCAATGGAGTCAGAAAGCTAG
- a CDS encoding respiratory chain complex I subunit 1 family protein — translation MTPETLAYAFTFPILGIFLGLVYKGIDRRISARLTSRIGPPIRQPFWDVGKLLLKETVVPENAVAGIFNAMPIVAFASSMTLLLYIPFGVLRAPLEGYGDLIVILYLLTLQSLTMAIGGFASGSPFSSIGAQREMVLMMSYEMPLATVIVGFALVYRSFSLTTIATTPVWSLTEPLAAIGILLLFAALLVVTPAELAKLPFDIAEAETEICEGMLAEYSGRNLALFYLSDAVRGFAMAALEVVLFLPFTLDSLINLGLTGWAYYTVEALWFLFKVMVIYLLAITLVRTSFARFRIEQASRIFWIYVNIVALVGLALVWMGV, via the coding sequence ATGACCCCCGAGACCCTGGCATATGCCTTCACCTTCCCGATCCTCGGAATCTTCCTTGGACTCGTCTACAAGGGTATAGACAGGCGTATCTCCGCCAGGCTGACGTCGAGAATAGGCCCGCCAATAAGGCAGCCCTTCTGGGATGTTGGGAAGCTCCTCCTCAAGGAGACAGTCGTTCCGGAAAATGCCGTGGCAGGGATATTCAATGCCATGCCAATAGTAGCGTTTGCCTCCTCAATGACGCTGCTCCTCTACATACCCTTCGGAGTGCTTAGGGCTCCCCTCGAAGGCTATGGAGATTTGATAGTCATCCTCTACCTGCTCACCCTCCAGTCTCTCACCATGGCCATAGGCGGCTTTGCCTCCGGAAGCCCGTTCTCATCCATAGGAGCGCAGAGGGAAATGGTGCTCATGATGAGCTACGAGATGCCGCTCGCTACGGTAATAGTCGGCTTTGCCCTCGTTTACAGGAGCTTCTCCCTAACCACGATAGCGACGACGCCAGTCTGGAGCCTCACCGAACCGCTCGCGGCTATAGGAATTCTGCTGCTCTTCGCGGCACTGCTCGTGGTGACTCCGGCGGAGCTGGCAAAGCTGCCCTTCGACATAGCCGAGGCCGAAACGGAGATATGTGAGGGTATGCTCGCCGAGTACAGCGGAAGGAACCTAGCCCTCTTCTACCTCTCCGACGCGGTCAGGGGCTTCGCTATGGCTGCATTGGAAGTTGTACTGTTCCTCCCGTTCACCCTCGATAGCCTCATCAACCTCGGGCTCACGGGATGGGCGTACTACACAGTGGAGGCGCTGTGGTTCCTCTTCAAGGTCATGGTCATCTACCTTCTCGCAATAACGCTCGTCAGAACTTCCTTCGCGAGGTTCAGAATAGAGCAGGCTTCAAGGATATTCTGGATCTATGTCAACATAGTGGCGCTGGTGGGACTGGCGCTCGTGTGGATGGGGGTGTGA
- a CDS encoding NADH-quinone oxidoreductase subunit C — protein sequence MREVLSAEEVLKRLKETLGEALLSHEIREYTMGVRRKRTYQELWIEIDRGTFRKAVETIFGIDYPHLHFITGEDPGGEVLRMVYSFGLFHGLPWKELSVTITFELPKSELVLPTITDLMPGAETNEREIREMLGVEFEGLKNTRHLFLPDDWPEGKYPWRRDEYGVEDMVKHTHRSVNEIRRGE from the coding sequence ATGAGAGAAGTCCTCAGCGCGGAAGAAGTCCTTAAGAGGCTCAAGGAGACACTCGGAGAGGCCCTGCTGTCCCACGAGATAAGGGAGTACACGATGGGTGTCAGGAGAAAGAGAACCTACCAAGAGCTGTGGATTGAAATAGACAGGGGGACCTTCAGAAAGGCCGTCGAGACCATATTCGGCATCGACTATCCCCACCTGCACTTCATAACCGGTGAAGACCCCGGAGGGGAAGTTCTCAGGATGGTCTACTCCTTCGGCCTGTTCCACGGGCTGCCGTGGAAGGAATTGAGCGTTACCATCACGTTCGAGCTCCCGAAGAGCGAGCTCGTTCTGCCGACGATAACAGACCTCATGCCCGGTGCTGAGACCAACGAGAGAGAAATCCGGGAGATGCTGGGCGTCGAGTTCGAGGGGCTGAAGAACACGAGGCACCTCTTCCTGCCCGACGACTGGCCCGAGGGCAAGTACCCGTGGAGACGGGACGAGTACGGCGTCGAGGACATGGTGAAGCACACCCACAGGAGCGTTAACGAGATACGGAGGGGTGAATGA
- a CDS encoding hydrogenase gives MNWLEQLTLKSPAGFWNPILWLAFLVIFAIIGYIIYSRGNRGYKPNTEQVKPYLSGNPEPGKEEIRVRAGDIYWGFVEALKSYYSVLIRMHSGDVRDYILWYLGVGAVILFILVGGV, from the coding sequence ATGAACTGGCTCGAGCAACTGACCCTGAAGTCCCCCGCGGGCTTCTGGAACCCGATACTGTGGCTGGCCTTCCTGGTGATCTTTGCAATCATAGGCTACATCATCTACTCCCGCGGAAACAGAGGCTACAAGCCCAACACCGAACAGGTCAAGCCCTACCTCAGCGGCAACCCGGAGCCTGGGAAGGAGGAGATACGCGTCCGTGCCGGAGACATCTACTGGGGCTTCGTGGAGGCGCTGAAGAGCTACTACTCCGTTCTCATCAGGATGCACAGCGGCGACGTGAGGGACTACATCCTCTGGTATCTCGGGGTGGGTGCGGTTATACTGTTCATCCTCGTGGGGGGTGTGTGA
- a CDS encoding SagB/ThcOx family dehydrogenase: MDYRHVSYMVILLVIVSSLLILVKPYLGRGGGETISGEVVLLPEPRLTGEMSLEEAIAMRKSIRSYRNEPLTLEQLSQLLWAAQGITHGNKRSAPSAGATYPFEVYIVVGNVEGLEPGIYHYDPFEHSLTLVKEGDYRRALQKAALDQKWVGNAPVDIVLVAFYERTTSYYGDRGIMYVHMEAGHIGQNIYLQATALGLGTVAVGAFYEDQVAEILGTEGVPLYIFPVGVPG, from the coding sequence ATGGACTACCGACACGTCTCGTATATGGTGATTCTGCTCGTCATAGTCTCTTCGCTTCTGATACTCGTAAAGCCCTATCTCGGGCGTGGAGGAGGTGAGACCATCTCAGGCGAAGTCGTTCTACTTCCGGAGCCCAGATTAACAGGCGAGATGAGCCTTGAAGAGGCCATAGCGATGAGAAAGAGCATACGCTCCTACAGGAACGAGCCCCTAACCCTGGAGCAGCTCTCCCAGCTTCTCTGGGCGGCTCAGGGCATAACGCACGGGAACAAACGAAGCGCCCCGAGCGCCGGCGCCACTTATCCCTTTGAGGTCTACATTGTCGTTGGAAACGTCGAGGGCCTTGAGCCGGGTATCTACCACTACGACCCCTTTGAGCACAGCCTGACGCTGGTAAAGGAGGGCGACTACAGGAGGGCACTGCAGAAGGCCGCCCTCGACCAGAAGTGGGTCGGAAACGCTCCGGTTGACATAGTCCTTGTGGCCTTCTACGAGAGAACGACCTCCTATTACGGCGACAGAGGAATAATGTACGTCCACATGGAGGCCGGACACATCGGACAGAACATATACCTTCAGGCCACCGCCCTTGGACTTGGAACCGTCGCTGTTGGGGCCTTCTACGAGGATCAGGTGGCTGAGATACTCGGAACCGAAGGCGTTCCTCTCTACATCTTCCCCGTGGGTGTCCCAGGATGA
- a CDS encoding THUMP domain-containing protein, with amino-acid sequence MTVLLVTAPQGREGDAILELEWALEKVKVKGTDWKGVLLAETPLSREEALERLKRFETQAIQRVIPLEVLVPARREEIEEAALKLAEKIDGTFAVRAKVRGNKALKARELEIDLGSLIVERYGLKVNLSEPEYTLVVEVIGKKAGVGVLKPDEMLRFEVKD; translated from the coding sequence ATGACAGTTCTGCTCGTTACGGCACCTCAAGGCCGTGAGGGGGATGCAATCCTCGAGCTGGAATGGGCGCTGGAGAAGGTTAAGGTCAAGGGAACGGACTGGAAGGGTGTTCTCCTGGCCGAGACCCCCCTGTCCCGAGAGGAAGCCCTCGAAAGGCTTAAGCGCTTCGAAACGCAGGCAATACAGAGGGTCATTCCGCTGGAAGTTCTTGTCCCCGCCCGAAGGGAGGAGATAGAGGAAGCCGCCCTTAAACTTGCAGAAAAAATCGATGGAACCTTCGCCGTTCGGGCGAAGGTTAGGGGAAACAAGGCACTCAAGGCGAGGGAGCTTGAGATTGACCTCGGCTCTCTAATCGTCGAGCGCTACGGACTCAAAGTTAATCTGAGCGAGCCGGAATACACCCTAGTCGTCGAGGTTATCGGAAAGAAGGCTGGAGTGGGGGTTCTCAAGCCCGACGAGATGCTCAGGTTCGAGGTGAAGGACTAG
- a CDS encoding nickel-dependent hydrogenase large subunit — protein sequence MGKTTYYVPVGPIHPALKEPIRVEAKVEGEKIVEVDVKRGFAHRGIEYMGMKRNAIQTLYLSERICGICSISHPYAFVIGSEKALGIEAPPRAQYIRTIIGELERIHSHILWLGVIAHEMGFDSLLFWTWKGREKVLDLLELLTGNRINYSVFMIGGVRRDIKESHMKAIRDAINYYRIFTEEMKEIFLSDPVYKARTRGVAQLSKEMALKLNVVGPVARAAGLRVDVRQDNPYDAYADIDVRAIVPQDIIGEARGDAYDITMVRIYEIEQSLDIIEFCLDNMPEGKIMAIPNYVVLLSKIRKTQGEAIGMHEAPRGEVIHYFKYDGKRDGPAVWKVIAPSYNNINTWGPLLLGAEVADIPIVVAYIDPCMCCNDRVAVVRDESGRIIDPTTLHRKAVEKTQKLRKELGVGA from the coding sequence ATGGGGAAGACGACCTACTACGTTCCCGTCGGGCCGATTCACCCGGCTCTGAAAGAGCCGATTCGCGTTGAGGCTAAGGTGGAGGGCGAGAAGATAGTCGAAGTTGATGTCAAGAGGGGCTTCGCCCACAGGGGAATCGAGTACATGGGCATGAAGAGGAATGCCATCCAGACCCTTTATCTCTCCGAGAGAATATGCGGAATCTGTTCAATCTCTCACCCCTACGCGTTCGTCATAGGGAGCGAAAAAGCTCTGGGAATAGAGGCCCCCCCGAGGGCTCAGTACATCAGGACGATAATCGGCGAACTGGAGAGGATACACAGCCACATCCTCTGGCTCGGGGTTATAGCACACGAGATGGGTTTCGACTCGCTCCTCTTCTGGACGTGGAAGGGCAGGGAAAAGGTGCTCGATCTGCTGGAGCTGCTTACCGGGAACAGGATAAACTACTCCGTCTTCATGATAGGGGGCGTTAGAAGGGACATCAAGGAGAGCCACATGAAGGCCATAAGGGATGCGATAAACTACTACAGAATCTTCACAGAGGAGATGAAGGAGATTTTCCTCTCCGACCCGGTCTACAAGGCAAGAACCCGCGGTGTCGCCCAGCTCTCGAAGGAGATGGCCCTCAAGCTCAACGTCGTTGGCCCCGTGGCGAGGGCAGCCGGACTGAGGGTGGATGTGAGGCAGGACAACCCCTACGACGCCTACGCCGATATCGACGTCAGGGCCATCGTTCCCCAGGATATCATCGGCGAAGCAAGGGGAGACGCCTATGACATCACCATGGTGAGGATATACGAGATAGAGCAGAGCCTTGACATAATCGAGTTCTGCCTCGACAACATGCCCGAGGGCAAGATAATGGCGATTCCAAACTACGTCGTGCTGCTGAGCAAGATAAGGAAAACCCAGGGCGAGGCCATAGGGATGCACGAGGCACCGAGGGGTGAGGTGATACACTACTTCAAGTACGACGGCAAACGCGACGGTCCAGCCGTGTGGAAGGTCATAGCACCGAGCTACAACAACATCAACACCTGGGGCCCGCTCCTCCTCGGGGCGGAGGTGGCGGACATACCAATAGTTGTCGCCTACATCGACCCCTGTATGTGCTGCAACGACAGGGTGGCGGTAGTCAGGGACGAGAGTGGCAGAATCATAGACCCCACAACGCTTCACAGGAAGGCGGTCGAAAAAACCCAGAAGCTTAGGAAAGAGCTGGGGGTGGGAGCATGA
- a CDS encoding AAA family ATPase, whose product METGGLKLYPYQSYEVYGLSRNPFEQLASEGIADVEGIHVYQEIDMRLQMILSEIIGNKSSIALSIVGPLGMGKTQRLKTIAKAIEENKGKAIYVKVDTNDILKLTRDIFYALKPPKSRTNIFLENLSRKLGFIDRLEKMLSSRQEYKSRDIAELLTEQMGKYPYCALLLDELENMQTASEQEKIQFFEMLRHFISNMPKGCIVAFACVPEAYEEYSKIFPAFFMRLHYEFKLRPMSLDEAYELVKKRLNMVRIRDTDDPLYPFTEEAIKLIHELGKGNPRQILRLLHYVLSEAAKHKFDPIDDYVVTTILEEPKSLEEYLTRIPKDYKDLVEAIVFEFNGGPISYIQVAKHVKKPGIQVYDQLNELIRLGFLVGDPKGNYKVPDYVRKFLEEASNKEEKE is encoded by the coding sequence ATGGAAACCGGCGGCCTTAAGCTTTACCCCTACCAGTCATACGAGGTTTATGGCCTTTCTCGGAACCCCTTCGAGCAGCTCGCAAGTGAGGGAATAGCCGACGTCGAGGGCATTCACGTCTATCAGGAAATCGACATGCGCCTGCAGATGATACTCTCCGAGATCATAGGAAATAAAAGCTCCATAGCCCTCTCCATAGTCGGTCCCCTCGGAATGGGCAAAACCCAGAGGCTGAAAACCATAGCAAAGGCCATCGAAGAGAATAAAGGAAAAGCCATCTACGTCAAGGTTGATACCAATGACATCCTCAAGCTCACGCGCGACATATTCTACGCACTGAAGCCGCCAAAGAGCAGGACGAACATCTTCCTTGAGAACCTCTCAAGAAAGCTCGGCTTCATCGACCGCTTAGAGAAAATGCTCAGTTCACGTCAGGAGTACAAGAGCAGGGATATAGCCGAGCTTTTGACGGAGCAGATGGGCAAGTACCCCTACTGTGCCCTTCTCCTCGACGAGCTCGAGAACATGCAGACCGCGAGTGAGCAGGAAAAGATACAGTTCTTCGAGATGTTGAGACACTTCATAAGCAACATGCCCAAGGGTTGTATAGTGGCCTTCGCCTGTGTGCCCGAGGCCTACGAAGAGTACAGCAAGATATTCCCCGCATTCTTCATGCGCCTGCATTATGAGTTCAAGCTGAGGCCGATGAGCCTCGACGAGGCTTACGAGCTCGTCAAGAAGAGGCTCAACATGGTCAGGATAAGGGACACCGACGACCCGCTTTATCCGTTCACGGAGGAGGCCATAAAGCTCATCCACGAGCTCGGAAAGGGCAACCCGAGACAGATTCTTCGCTTACTTCACTACGTTCTGAGCGAAGCTGCCAAGCACAAGTTCGATCCGATAGACGACTACGTGGTCACGACTATCCTCGAGGAGCCCAAGAGCCTTGAGGAATACCTCACGAGGATCCCGAAGGACTACAAGGACCTCGTCGAGGCGATAGTCTTCGAGTTTAACGGCGGACCGATCAGCTACATACAGGTCGCGAAGCACGTCAAGAAGCCCGGAATACAGGTCTATGATCAGCTCAACGAGCTAATAAGGCTCGGCTTCCTCGTCGGTGATCCAAAGGGCAACTACAAGGTTCCAGACTACGTCAGAAAGTTCCTTGAGGAGGCTTCGAATAAGGAGGAGAAAGAATGA
- a CDS encoding proton-conducting transporter membrane subunit — translation MMEHLPALMIAVPLFGAFTTPLFKKRGSAAAVWALIIATTTLGLSLLLVRQILNSGLMVYVFGADKPTLVLPSGYSVPIRIIFEVDAIGAFMALSATLMTFIGALYSYNHVKNETGLEKYYALLLLLEVGILGMVLTGDLFNLFVFLEIAGIAGSALVGFRNYRGEASEAGIKYLIVSAIASLMVLFSIGLLYGEYGNLNIAYLSTQIRFSTVDMIALGILFTSFAMKCGSVPTHHWVPDAYTEVPSGINPALLVATYASLYALFRISFTLFGKISLSMSNVGWIMCILGVLTMFIGVTMALVQKDVKRLMSYHAISQTGYMLLGVGVGLAVLNDPAKLAAFGRDAMAGGIFHIINHIIYKSLLLMTAGALFYVTGTRNLNEMGGLARKMPYTTIAFIVGAAAISGIPPFNGFASKFLIYETSYQLNPLLAVFALVTSVLTLASFVKVFASAFLGPPVEKYENVREVPKAMVVAMLILAGLCILFGLFPNLVLDKLVYPAVDALLNLAQYQTWGGVL, via the coding sequence CAACTCCACTGTTCAAGAAAAGGGGAAGTGCGGCGGCCGTATGGGCGCTCATAATCGCCACCACAACGCTTGGACTCTCGCTCCTCCTCGTGAGACAGATTCTCAACAGCGGGCTCATGGTGTACGTCTTTGGAGCAGACAAACCAACGCTTGTCCTACCCTCCGGCTACTCCGTCCCGATAAGGATAATCTTCGAAGTTGACGCCATAGGCGCCTTTATGGCACTCTCGGCAACACTCATGACGTTCATCGGCGCGCTATACTCCTACAACCACGTGAAGAACGAGACCGGCCTTGAGAAGTACTACGCGCTGCTGCTCCTCCTCGAGGTCGGAATACTCGGAATGGTGCTCACAGGCGACCTCTTCAACCTCTTCGTGTTCCTCGAGATAGCCGGCATAGCCGGTTCGGCTTTAGTTGGCTTCAGGAACTACAGGGGAGAGGCCAGCGAGGCTGGAATAAAGTACCTCATAGTCAGCGCAATCGCTTCGCTCATGGTGCTCTTCTCAATAGGACTCCTTTACGGCGAATACGGAAACCTGAACATCGCCTACCTCAGCACGCAGATCAGGTTCAGCACGGTTGACATGATAGCCCTTGGAATACTCTTCACATCCTTCGCCATGAAGTGCGGCTCAGTGCCGACCCATCACTGGGTTCCGGATGCCTACACCGAAGTTCCGTCCGGGATAAACCCGGCCCTCCTCGTGGCGACTTACGCGAGCCTCTACGCCCTATTTAGGATCAGCTTCACGCTCTTCGGAAAGATAAGCCTCAGCATGAGCAACGTCGGCTGGATAATGTGCATCCTCGGTGTCCTCACGATGTTCATAGGCGTTACCATGGCACTGGTTCAGAAGGACGTCAAGAGACTGATGAGCTACCACGCGATTTCCCAGACGGGCTACATGCTCCTCGGCGTTGGCGTTGGCTTGGCGGTTCTCAACGACCCGGCCAAGCTCGCAGCCTTCGGAAGGGACGCGATGGCAGGAGGAATATTCCACATCATAAACCACATCATCTACAAGAGCCTCCTCCTCATGACTGCCGGGGCGCTGTTCTACGTCACCGGAACTAGGAACCTCAACGAGATGGGCGGCTTAGCGAGGAAAATGCCCTACACGACGATAGCCTTCATCGTCGGTGCGGCGGCCATATCAGGAATCCCGCCCTTCAACGGCTTCGCCAGCAAGTTCCTCATCTATGAGACATCCTATCAGCTCAACCCGCTGTTAGCGGTCTTCGCCCTGGTGACCAGCGTTTTAACCCTCGCATCGTTCGTCAAGGTCTTCGCGTCGGCCTTCCTCGGCCCGCCGGTCGAGAAGTACGAGAATGTCCGCGAGGTCCCGAAGGCCATGGTAGTGGCGATGCTGATACTGGCGGGGCTGTGTATACTTTTCGGCCTGTTCCCGAACCTGGTGCTCGACAAACTGGTCTATCCGGCCGTTGACGCGCTGCTGAACCTCGCCCAGTATCAGACGTGGGGTGGTGTCCTATGA
- the trxB gene encoding thioredoxin-disulfide reductase, producing MFSLGGFSRGGEYEKKAWDVLIIGAGPAGFTAAIYAARFGLKTLIISKDLGGNMALTDLIENYPGFPEGISGSELTTRMHEHVKKLGVDIVFDEVERIDPTECAYYEGPCKFVVRTKNGKEYKGKTIIIAVGAAPRKLNVPGEAEFTGRGVSYCATCDGPLFKGKKVIVVGGGNTALQEALYLKSIGVDVTLVHRRDKFRADKILQDRFKASGIPTILNTVVTEIKGTSKVEAVKLKNVKTGEETEMAVDGVFIFIGYEPKTDFVKHLGITDEYGYIPVDMHMRTKVKGIFAAGDITNVFKQIAVAVGQGAIAANSAKELLEEWNGKAAE from the coding sequence ATGTTTAGTCTGGGAGGATTTTCACGCGGAGGCGAGTACGAGAAGAAGGCCTGGGACGTGCTCATCATAGGCGCCGGACCGGCTGGCTTCACCGCAGCGATATACGCGGCACGCTTCGGACTGAAGACCCTGATAATCAGCAAAGACCTCGGCGGAAACATGGCACTGACGGACCTCATAGAGAACTACCCCGGCTTCCCGGAGGGCATCAGCGGCTCGGAGCTGACCACCCGGATGCACGAGCACGTCAAAAAGCTTGGCGTTGACATAGTCTTTGACGAGGTCGAGAGGATCGACCCGACCGAGTGCGCCTATTACGAGGGCCCGTGCAAGTTCGTCGTCAGGACGAAGAACGGCAAGGAGTACAAGGGCAAGACCATAATCATAGCCGTCGGTGCCGCCCCAAGGAAGCTCAACGTTCCAGGCGAGGCCGAGTTCACCGGCAGGGGAGTCAGCTACTGCGCCACCTGCGACGGCCCGCTCTTCAAGGGCAAGAAAGTCATAGTTGTCGGCGGCGGAAACACCGCCCTGCAGGAGGCCCTCTACCTCAAGAGCATAGGAGTCGACGTCACCCTCGTCCACAGGCGCGACAAGTTCAGGGCCGACAAGATACTCCAGGACAGGTTCAAGGCCAGCGGAATTCCGACGATACTCAACACCGTCGTCACCGAGATCAAGGGAACCAGCAAGGTCGAGGCGGTGAAGCTCAAGAACGTTAAGACCGGCGAGGAGACGGAGATGGCCGTTGACGGCGTCTTCATCTTCATAGGATACGAGCCGAAGACGGACTTCGTCAAGCACCTCGGCATAACCGACGAGTACGGCTACATCCCAGTTGATATGCACATGCGCACCAAGGTCAAGGGCATCTTCGCGGCCGGCGATATAACCAACGTCTTCAAGCAGATAGCCGTTGCAGTCGGTCAGGGTGCCATCGCTGCCAACTCAGCGAAGGAGCTCCTCGAGGAGTGGAACGGGAAGGCAGCGGAGTGA
- a CDS encoding metal-dependent hydrolase, with the protein MNYEEHVLAGIITYPLAIAVASLLKNFGFPIELSTIAMVLGYALYVLGSDLPDMDHPNALIHRGTKPLVSVAVGSIVYLRSVDMVNIGTEWENITLAWVLGAIAGVISWYGFTAIMPKHRGIIHSLLFAFVYGLLAFALGNFGIGLPSGESVFLGFAAFSGYTLHLILDRDVSLV; encoded by the coding sequence ATGAACTACGAGGAGCACGTGCTGGCCGGGATAATAACCTATCCCCTGGCCATCGCGGTGGCTTCCCTCCTCAAAAACTTCGGTTTTCCGATTGAGCTCAGCACAATAGCAATGGTGCTCGGCTACGCCCTCTACGTTTTGGGAAGCGACCTGCCGGACATGGATCATCCCAACGCCCTCATCCACCGCGGAACGAAGCCGCTGGTCTCAGTTGCAGTCGGCAGCATCGTCTACCTCAGGAGCGTGGACATGGTAAACATCGGGACTGAGTGGGAGAACATCACCCTCGCATGGGTTCTTGGGGCCATAGCAGGAGTCATATCATGGTATGGCTTCACGGCCATAATGCCAAAGCACAGAGGCATAATTCACTCCCTGCTCTTTGCCTTCGTTTACGGTCTGCTCGCATTCGCCCTTGGGAACTTTGGTATTGGACTGCCATCTGGAGAATCCGTCTTCCTCGGCTTCGCGGCCTTCAGCGGCTACACGCTCCACTTGATACTCGACAGGGACGTCTCGCTGGTGTGA